A stretch of the Desulfobacter sp. genome encodes the following:
- a CDS encoding outer membrane lipoprotein-sorting protein, with translation MGRKTGLEKKVMGNFLNYSFDGYTPQQEVPNPKDIMFINNITFPYDMKGAASMMWRYRGTKKDMCYNYLPGIRRVRRGSPAGRSDAFAGSDLTLDDQGGYQGQLAAMKTRVIEEKIALVPWIDDTPVPVYENEKGEWVTGKDAPLLDLGFRKDGWQGAPWAMPGLKYVKRRVWVGEMISKDPSYNYGLTHMWCDKETGMACYKINYDRKKEYWKTMILGLAAFAAKDNPDHTWFEMGSTLIVDDRADHGTVIEQVNPEYPYVFYAKNERNDFSLGGFNKYCK, from the coding sequence GTGGGCCGAAAAACCGGGCTGGAAAAAAAGGTCATGGGAAATTTTCTCAACTATTCGTTTGACGGTTACACCCCCCAACAAGAGGTGCCCAATCCCAAAGATATCATGTTCATCAATAACATCACCTTTCCCTACGACATGAAAGGGGCGGCATCCATGATGTGGCGGTATCGGGGAACCAAAAAAGATATGTGCTACAATTATCTTCCCGGGATTCGAAGGGTTCGCAGGGGAAGTCCTGCGGGACGGTCTGATGCCTTTGCAGGGTCTGACTTGACCCTGGACGACCAGGGCGGATACCAGGGGCAGCTGGCGGCCATGAAAACCCGGGTCATTGAAGAGAAAATTGCCCTGGTGCCCTGGATAGACGATACCCCTGTCCCGGTTTACGAAAATGAAAAAGGGGAATGGGTCACGGGAAAAGATGCCCCGCTTCTGGATCTGGGGTTCAGAAAAGATGGATGGCAGGGTGCGCCCTGGGCCATGCCCGGGCTCAAGTATGTCAAACGCAGGGTATGGGTCGGAGAGATGATCTCAAAGGACCCCAGCTACAATTACGGCCTCACCCATATGTGGTGTGACAAGGAGACCGGCATGGCCTGTTATAAAATTAATTATGACCGGAAAAAAGAGTATTGGAAGACCATGATTTTAGGGCTTGCCGCCTTTGCTGCCAAGGATAATCCCGACCATACCTGGTTTGAAATGGGCTCGACCCTGATCGTGGACGACAGGGCCGATCACGGCACCGTCATCGAGCAGGTCAATCCTGAATACCCCTATGTTTTTTATGCGAAAAACGAACGGAACGATTTTTCTTTGGGAGGGTTTAATAAGTATTGTAAATAA